In the genome of Triticum urartu cultivar G1812 chromosome 5, Tu2.1, whole genome shotgun sequence, one region contains:
- the LOC125507644 gene encoding PLASMODESMATA CALLOSE-BINDING PROTEIN 3-like → MAATSALSIFLLLVVLAMSTKGSSATGSSWCVCKSELPAAALQRTLDYACGHGGDCAPLLPGGQCHTDTDTVATRCSYAANSYYHNAKAKGNGHGGATCDFGGTATLTSTDPSSGTCRYPATTAPASSPAGAPWELWMFLLAIIAIFVSLCCCVEMHEQRRNTCRH, encoded by the exons ATGGCGGCGACTTCAGCACTCTCGATCTTCCTGCTCTTGGTTGTGCTCGCCATGTCGACAAAAGGATCGTCTGCGACGGGTAGCAGCTGGTGCGTGTGCAAGTCAGAActgccggcggcggcgctgcagaGGACGCTGGACTACGCgtgtggccacggcggcgactGCGCCCCGCTGCTCCCCGGCGGGCAGTGCCACACCGACACGGACACGGTGGCGACGCGCTGCTCCTACGCGGCCAACAGCTACTACCAcaacgccaaggccaagggcAATGGCCACGGCGGCGCCACCTGCGACTTCGGCGGCACCGCCACCCTCACCTCGACAGACCCGA GCTCCGGGACTTGCCGATACCCTGCAACAACTGCCCCTGCCTCTTCCCCGGCTGGTGCCCCCTGGGAGTTGTGGATGTTCCTCTTGGCGATCATCGCCATCTTCGTTTCTCTGTGCTGTTGTGTGGAGATGCACGAGCAACGGCGCAACACCTGCCGGCATTGA